The following is a genomic window from Lysinibacillus sp. JNUCC-52.
AGATTTTCTTTCTACCATTGTAATTGCGCCATCCACTGGGCACACAATGGAGCACAAATTACATCCAACGCAATCTTCCTCACGAACCTTTAACTTTGGCACCCCATTTTCTGTATATAAATCGATACATTGATGGGACGTATCTTCGCATGCAATATGACACTTATTGCAGTTAATACATACATCATTATTAATTTCCGCGACAATTTTATAATTTAAATCTAAATTGCCCCAGTCTGAATAACGAGATACCGAGCGTCCAACTAAATCTTTCACTGACGCAATCCCTTTATCATCTAAATAATTATTTAATCCATCAATCATATCTTCAACAATACTAAATCCATGATGCATTGCTGCTGTGCATACTTGCACACCTGTCGCACCCATTAAAATAAACTCTGCCGCATCTTGCCAATTAGAAATACCTCCGATACCCGAGATAGGCACATTAATAAGAGGATTACGGGCACACTCTGCCACCATATTTAGGGCAATCGGTTTAACAGCTGGACCACAATAGCCACCATGTGCCCCTTTACCAGCAACATGTGGCACAGTATTCCATGTATCTAAATCGACACCTGCCAGGCTATTAATTGTATTAATCATACTAATGGCATCTGCTCCACCTCTTGTCGCTGCTTCAGCAGTGACAGTTATATCCGTTATGTTAGGTGTTAACTTCACAATAACTGGTGTACGTGCTGCCTCTTTCACCCAATACGTTTGCTTCTCCACCAATTCAGGTACTTGACCAGAGGCGGAGCCCATTCCTCGTTCTGCCATCCCATGTGGACAACCAAAATTAAGCTCAAGACCATCTACCCCCACATCTTCTACTCGTTTTACAATTTCATGCCACTTTTCCTGCTTCGGTTCTACCATAAGGGAAGCAATAATGGCATGATCGGGAAACCTTTTTTTCGTTTCATAAATTTCTTTTAAATTTACTTCCAACGGTCTATCAGTAATTAATTCAATATTATTGAAGCCTGCCACTCGTTGTCCGTTATAACTGACTGCTGCAAATCGTGAAGAAACATTTAAAATTGGTTCACCTAATGTTTTCCACACCGCACCACCCCACCCCGCTTCAAATGCACGTTGCACTTGATAGCCTGAGTTCGTTGGCGGTGCGGATGCAAGCCAAAATGGATTTGGTGATTTTATCCCCGCTAAATCAATTCGTAAATCTGCCATGTCACTTCCCCCCTTATGCAATCTCGCTCGGTTTTCTTAAACGCTCATGAATCTTATAAGCTGCATCTTTACCTTGCTGAACAGCTGTTACTACCATTGCCTCACCTTGTCCGTTTCCAAAAACAACATCACCACAAGCAAACACTTTTTTATTGGATGTTTGCATTGTTGTTTCATCAATATCGACAACGCCATTTGTATGCTGTATGCCAAAAGATTCAATTAATGAAACAAAACGTGTTTGACCAATCGCTTTGATGACGGCGTCTACATTGATTATAAAATTGGACCCTGCAATTTCTTCTGGTCTTTGACGGCCATCCGCGCCTGGTGCACCTAGCTGCATTTTCACACATTCAATGCCAACAACTTCCCCTGCTTCATTGCCAATAATTTTTTTAGGCGCAGTTAACCAATTGAACTCCACTCCATCTTGCTTAGCAAATTCAAATTCAAATTTGTAGGCAGTCATTTCTTTTTGTGTTCTTCGATAAAGAATTTTCACATTGTCGGCGCCTAATCGAACAGCACAAGTAGCACCATCAATTGCTGTATTTCCAGCACCAATTACCGCTACGCGTTTTCCTACCATATCAGTTGGAAGCGCTCCCACTTTTGTTTGCTTTACAAACTCAATTGCATCATGGACACCGACAAGATCTTCCCCTTCGATGCCAAGGTTCGGTACAGCCCCCATCCCAACGGCTAAAATAACACTGTCATATTGTGCTAAAATTTCATCTGCAGAAATATCGATACCAACTGTAGTATTTGTTTGAATGTTTACACCAAGCTTTTCAATTTGTTCTACTTCCCAATCAGCTACCTCATTAGGTAATCGGAATGACACAATGCCGTAAGTTCCTAAGCCACCCGCTTTCGATTCAGCCTCAAAAATTGTGACACTATAACCAAAACGACTAAGCTCACGTGCCGCTGAAAGACCTGCTGGACCAGCGCCGATTATTGCGACCTTTAGTCCATTACTTTCACCCTTCTTAAAGAGCTGTGTATTGGTCTCCATTGCCCAGTCTGTAGCATAACGCTGAAGCTCTCCGATTTTGATTGGCTTTGTTGATGAATTTAATACACAAGCCCCTTCACACAGCTCTTCTGTTGGACAAACCCTTGCACAACTTGCACCAATTGGGTTTGCTTCTAATATAGTAGTAGCAGAGCCCTTCATATTACCCGATGCAATTTTTTTTATGAAATTTGGAATTTGAATACTCGTCGGACAAGCTTTAATACAAGGTGCGTCATAACAATAAAGACAACGATTTGCTTCTTCAATTGCTTCGTTTTTGGTCATTCTGCTAGTTAATTCAACAAAATTACGTTTCAGTTGCTTTGTCATTTCATGTTCTTGAATCGGAACCATTTCCACATCCCCCTCATGTGTTCTTGATGTGACTCGCCATTGTTTAATAGCCGATTGTCTTGTTCTCCAGTCAAAACAATCGGCCATGCATAGCCTTTTATTGATATAGTCTAGGGGTGACCCACTCAGACTGTAGGTCCCCTTGTTAGCATGCTTTCTCTACTTATAAAAATAGAGAATGCTGAAGCAAGTTAAATTTTTATCGTTTCTCCAGCAGACGCTTTCAACTCACGTTTTATAAAGCGTCCACTACCTAATACACCGACAAATTCTTTCTCTTTAATAACGTATTCACCACGCACAAGTACTGAAATTGGTTCACCAGTAATTTCCCAGCCTTCATATGGATTGTAATCGACATTCATATGATGTGTTTTAGCTGAAATTTCGCGTTTTACATCAGGATCAAAAATAACAATATCAGCGTCTGAACCAATTGCGATTGTTCCTTTTTGTGGGAATAGACCAAAGATTTTCGCTGCACTCGTCGAAATCATATCGACAAATTCATTAATTGTTAATTTGCCCTTTGCAACACCTTCCGAATATAAGATGCTAAAGCGATCTTCAATAAACGGTCCACCATTTGGAATTTTCGAGAAATCATTTAGCCCTAATTGTTTTTTGCCATTAAAACTAAACGAGCATTGATCGGAACCTATTGTTTGTAATTGCTTTGCTTTTAGCGCATTCCACAGGTGCTCCTGATGATATTTAGGACGAAGTGGTGGTGACCAAACGTATTTCGCCCCTTCGAAGCCAGGCTGTGCTAAAGCAGACTGATCTAATGTTAAATAAGGTGGACATGTTTCTCCATACACGTCGTAACCTTTTTCACGCGCGGCGATAATTTCATCAACGGCCTCTTTACAAGTTACATGGACAACATACAACGTTGCACCTGCTAAATGAGCTAATTCGATGGCACGCTTTGTCGCCTCGCCCTCTAACTCTGCTGGTCGAGTTAGTGCGTGGTATATCGGCTCTTTATGTCCCGCTTTTCTCGCCTCTTCCACAAGCTCGTCGATAACAGAGCCATTTTCACAGTGCACCATAACAGTAGCGCCAACCTCTTTTGCAATTTTAAACGCTTTAAAAAGTGTACGGTCTGTTGCTTGGAATTCTTTTGCATAGGCCATAAAGACCTTTACTGAAGTAATTCCTTCTTGCTCTAACAATACTGGTAACTCCGCCTCTGTCTCTGGCGTTAAATCACCAATCATTAAGTGGAATCCGTAATCAATTGCTGATTTCCCTTTTGCCTTTTCATGCCACTTCTCAACTGCTGTAGAAAGCTTCTTTTCTCCAGCCGTTAAGCAGAAGTCTAAAATGGTTGTTGTGCCACCAAATGCCGCCGCAATCGTACCAGACTTCCAATCATCATCTGTCACTGTATTGTTAAAGGGCATATCTAAATGTGTATGTGGGTCAATTCCTCCAGGCATAACATATTTGCCAGTAGCATCAATAATTTCTGCGCCTTCTACAGATAAATTTTTTCCAATTTGGACAATCTTTCCGTTTTCTATAAGAATATCTGCCTCGTATACATCAGAAGCAGTTGCTACTCGTCCACCTTGAATGATTTTTTTCATGCTATCCCTCACCTTTCGTGTCAATTCAAGTCATTATTTGAATTTATTCTAGTAGCCTGATAGTTTGCAAAATCACCATTAAAAAATTAACTGCCTTAATTGTCACAGCTCTGCTAGCTTTTACTGCGGGGTCATCGAGTCCGTCATTTTCCTACCAACTTGTCTATTAATATTCTAGTAAAACTAATTTACCGAGTACGATGCGCCCATACTATATTTCGTTTGCATCGTTAATACCGTTTCAAGTAGTACGTCTGCTCCCTTTGCACAATCTTCAAACGCTGTTTCCTCCTCCTCGCAATGACTCTTGCCTTTAATGCTCGGTACAAATATCATTGCTGAAGGAATTATACTCGCAATATATTGTGCATCATGCCCTGCGCCACTAAACATTCGATGAGCGCTATAACCAAAGCGTTGGCAAGACATTTCGATCTCATCACAAATTTTTGTATCAAACATTACCGTATCTCTACCCCACAGTTTGACTGGCTGTATGCGGCACCCCATATCCTCTGTAGGCAAAGCATTCAAAATTTC
Proteins encoded in this region:
- the preA gene encoding NAD-dependent dihydropyrimidine dehydrogenase subunit PreA; translation: MADLRIDLAGIKSPNPFWLASAPPTNSGYQVQRAFEAGWGGAVWKTLGEPILNVSSRFAAVSYNGQRVAGFNNIELITDRPLEVNLKEIYETKKRFPDHAIIASLMVEPKQEKWHEIVKRVEDVGVDGLELNFGCPHGMAERGMGSASGQVPELVEKQTYWVKEAARTPVIVKLTPNITDITVTAEAATRGGADAISMINTINSLAGVDLDTWNTVPHVAGKGAHGGYCGPAVKPIALNMVAECARNPLINVPISGIGGISNWQDAAEFILMGATGVQVCTAAMHHGFSIVEDMIDGLNNYLDDKGIASVKDLVGRSVSRYSDWGNLDLNYKIVAEINNDVCINCNKCHIACEDTSHQCIDLYTENGVPKLKVREEDCVGCNLCSIVCPVDGAITMVERKSAIAPMTWNERQLIMSSLSK
- a CDS encoding NAD(P)-dependent oxidoreductase, coding for MVPIQEHEMTKQLKRNFVELTSRMTKNEAIEEANRCLYCYDAPCIKACPTSIQIPNFIKKIASGNMKGSATTILEANPIGASCARVCPTEELCEGACVLNSSTKPIKIGELQRYATDWAMETNTQLFKKGESNGLKVAIIGAGPAGLSAARELSRFGYSVTIFEAESKAGGLGTYGIVSFRLPNEVADWEVEQIEKLGVNIQTNTTVGIDISADEILAQYDSVILAVGMGAVPNLGIEGEDLVGVHDAIEFVKQTKVGALPTDMVGKRVAVIGAGNTAIDGATCAVRLGADNVKILYRRTQKEMTAYKFEFEFAKQDGVEFNWLTAPKKIIGNEAGEVVGIECVKMQLGAPGADGRQRPEEIAGSNFIINVDAVIKAIGQTRFVSLIESFGIQHTNGVVDIDETTMQTSNKKVFACGDVVFGNGQGEAMVVTAVQQGKDAAYKIHERLRKPSEIA
- the hydA gene encoding dihydropyrimidinase; this encodes MKKIIQGGRVATASDVYEADILIENGKIVQIGKNLSVEGAEIIDATGKYVMPGGIDPHTHLDMPFNNTVTDDDWKSGTIAAAFGGTTTILDFCLTAGEKKLSTAVEKWHEKAKGKSAIDYGFHLMIGDLTPETEAELPVLLEQEGITSVKVFMAYAKEFQATDRTLFKAFKIAKEVGATVMVHCENGSVIDELVEEARKAGHKEPIYHALTRPAELEGEATKRAIELAHLAGATLYVVHVTCKEAVDEIIAAREKGYDVYGETCPPYLTLDQSALAQPGFEGAKYVWSPPLRPKYHQEHLWNALKAKQLQTIGSDQCSFSFNGKKQLGLNDFSKIPNGGPFIEDRFSILYSEGVAKGKLTINEFVDMISTSAAKIFGLFPQKGTIAIGSDADIVIFDPDVKREISAKTHHMNVDYNPYEGWEITGEPISVLVRGEYVIKEKEFVGVLGSGRFIKRELKASAGETIKI